In Taeniopygia guttata chromosome 2, bTaeGut7.mat, whole genome shotgun sequence, one genomic interval encodes:
- the FBXO32 gene encoding F-box only protein 32, whose product MPFLGQDWRSPGQSWVKTADGWTRFLDEKSGGFVGDISSFCKKDDHNKENLFNSVNYDVAAKKRKKDLLNNKAKTQYFHQEKWIYVHKGSTKERHGYCTLGEAFNRLDFSSAILDSRRFNYVVRLLELIAKSQLTSLSGIAQKNYMNILEKVVQKVLEDQQNIRLIRELLQTLYTSLCTLVQRVGKSVLVGNINMWVHRMESILHWQQQLNNIQITRPAFKGTTLTDLPLCLQLNIMQRLSDGRDLVSLGQVAPDLQVLSEDRLLWKKLCQYHFTDRQIRKRLILSDKGQLDWKKMYFKLIRCYPRKEQYGDTLQLCRHCHILSWKGTDHPCTANNPETCSTSLSPQEFINLFRF is encoded by the exons ATGCCGTTCCTGGGGCAGGACTGGCGCTCCCCCGGCCAGAGCTGGGTGAAGACGGCCGACGGCTGGACGCGCTTCCTGGACGAGAAGAGCGGCGGCTTCGTGGGCGACATCAGCAG CTTTTGTAAAAAAGATGATCACAACAAAGAGAATCTCTTCAACAGTGTAAACTATGATGTTGCTgccaagaagagaaaaaaagatctgCTGAATAACAAAGCCAAGACTCAAT ATTTCCACCAGGAGAAGTGGATCTACGTTCACAAGGGAAGCACAAAAGAG CGCCATGGTTACTGCACCTTGGGAGAAGCCTTCAACCGGCTTGACTTCTCCAGTGCTATCCTGGATTCCAGGCGATTCAACTACGTTGTGAGG CTGTTGGAGCTGATAGCAAAGTCTCAGCTGACGTCACTGAGTGGCATTGCCCAGAAAAACTACATGAACATTTTGGAAAAAGTGGTTCAGAAAG TCCTTGAAGATCAGCAGAACATCAGGCTAATAAGGGAATTGCTGCAGACCCTCTACACATCCCTCTGCACATTAGTCCAGCGGGTTGGCAAATCTGTCCTGGTCGGAAACATCAACATGTGGGTGCACAGGATGGAGAGCATTCTTCACTGGCAGCAGCAACTGAACAACATTCAGATCACCAGG CCTGCCTTTAAAGGAACCACTCTCACCGACCTGCCATTGTGTTTACAATTGAACATCATGCAGCGACTGAGTGATGGGAGGGACCTGGTTAGCCTGGGTCAGGTGGCTCCTGACCTCCAAGTGCTCAGTGAAGACAGGCTGCTGTGGAAAAAACTGTGCCAGTACCACTTCACGGACAGACAG ATTCGCAAACGTCTGATCTTATCTGACAAAGGACAGCTGGATTGGAAGAAGATGTACTTCAAGCTCATAAGGTGTTACCCACGGAAGGAGCAGTATGGTGACACACTGCAACTGTGCAGGCACTGCCACATCCTTTCCTGGAAG ggTACTGATCACCCCTGCACAGCCAACAACCCAGAGACTTGCTCCACCTCTCTTTCACCACAAGAGTTTATCAACTTGTTCAGGTTCTGA